The Pseudomonas parafulva genome includes a window with the following:
- a CDS encoding 3-oxoacyl-ACP reductase translates to MSDRYLGFANSSLGRKLVDSLGLPRPATLERWEAGRMRPVDGPLVLGGGPLARQVETLAARLTDAVYGFNGQGLQCEPWVAGLGPKIKALVFDASHLSDSDALTQLREFFQPLLRNLAPCAHIVVLGRPPEAVADPMASVAQRALEGFSRSLAKELRNGATAQLLYVGDGAESQLEGALRFFLSPKSAFVSGQVLRLQPCQAQVEDWTRPLSGKRALITGAARGIGAAIAETLARDGADVLLLDVPPASEQLQALAARLGGKALVLDICAGDAAEQLLAALPDGLDILVHNAGITRDKTLANMTPEYWDAVLAVNLKAPQLLTQALLDNGALHEDARITLLASVSGIAGNRGQSNYAASKAGLIGLAQAWAPTLAEQGISINAVASGFIETHMTGAMPMGLREAGRRLSSLGQGGKPQDVAEAIAWLSQPGSGAVNGQVLRVCGQALMGA, encoded by the coding sequence ATGAGCGATCGCTACCTTGGTTTTGCCAACTCCAGCCTCGGCCGCAAACTTGTCGACAGCCTTGGCCTGCCTCGTCCAGCCACCCTGGAGCGCTGGGAAGCGGGCCGCATGCGGCCAGTGGACGGGCCGTTGGTCCTTGGCGGCGGCCCCTTGGCACGCCAGGTCGAAACACTCGCAGCGCGGTTGACCGACGCGGTTTACGGCTTCAACGGCCAAGGCCTCCAGTGCGAACCCTGGGTCGCTGGGTTGGGCCCCAAGATCAAGGCGTTGGTGTTCGATGCCAGTCACTTGTCCGACAGCGATGCGCTCACGCAGTTGCGCGAATTCTTCCAGCCGCTACTGCGCAACCTGGCGCCTTGCGCCCATATAGTGGTCTTGGGTCGCCCGCCTGAGGCCGTCGCCGACCCGATGGCCAGTGTCGCCCAACGTGCCCTCGAAGGGTTTAGCCGTTCGCTGGCCAAGGAACTGCGCAACGGCGCTACTGCCCAGTTGCTGTACGTGGGTGACGGCGCCGAATCTCAACTCGAAGGCGCGTTGCGCTTCTTCCTGTCGCCCAAGAGCGCCTTCGTGTCGGGCCAGGTGCTGCGCCTACAGCCCTGCCAGGCTCAGGTCGAGGACTGGACACGGCCGCTCAGCGGCAAGCGCGCGCTGATCACTGGGGCTGCCCGCGGCATCGGCGCCGCCATTGCAGAAACCCTGGCCCGCGACGGTGCCGATGTGCTGCTGCTCGATGTGCCCCCGGCCAGCGAGCAATTGCAGGCGCTCGCTGCGCGCCTGGGTGGCAAGGCGCTGGTCCTGGACATCTGCGCCGGTGACGCTGCCGAGCAGTTGCTGGCGGCATTGCCCGATGGCCTCGACATCCTGGTGCACAACGCAGGCATCACCCGTGACAAGACCCTGGCGAACATGACCCCCGAATATTGGGACGCCGTACTGGCGGTGAACCTCAAGGCTCCTCAGCTGCTGACCCAGGCCCTGCTCGATAACGGCGCGTTGCACGAGGACGCCCGCATCACCCTGTTGGCTTCGGTCAGCGGTATCGCCGGCAACCGGGGGCAATCCAACTACGCTGCCAGCAAGGCTGGGCTGATTGGCTTGGCCCAGGCCTGGGCACCGACGCTTGCCGAACAAGGCATCAGCATCAACGCAGTGGCGTCTGGCTTCATTGAAACCCATATGACGGGCGCCATGCCCATGGGCTTGCGCGAAGCGGGGCGACGCCTGAGTTCGCTCGGCCAGGGCGGTAAGCCCCAGGACGTGGCCGAAGCCATCGCCTGGCTTAGCCAACCTGGCTCTGGCGCCGTTAACGGCCAGGTGCTGCGGGTGTGCGGCCAGGCACTGATGGGGGCTTGA
- a CDS encoding DUF4136 domain-containing protein, with translation MLRRLLLVSFAALLAACSSHNVQQDYDASRDFAAYRNWAWQEPGLQYRPDDPRIKSDLTEQRIRQAVSDQLDQRGLRPAPPGTRADLNVRTYLIVEQRQQQVTTNYGGGWGGYWGGYWGGPMYNETRSVDYKVATIQVDLLDGRDGKLVWRGSAEQIMNNYPPSPQERNEAIQKTVAQVLGNYPPGSKR, from the coding sequence ATGTTGCGCCGCCTGTTACTCGTGTCGTTTGCGGCCTTGCTGGCTGCCTGCTCAAGCCATAACGTGCAGCAGGACTACGACGCGAGTCGTGATTTTGCCGCCTACCGCAACTGGGCCTGGCAGGAGCCCGGCCTGCAATATCGTCCTGACGATCCACGCATCAAGAGCGACCTGACCGAGCAGCGCATCCGCCAGGCGGTCAGCGACCAGCTTGATCAGCGGGGCCTACGCCCAGCGCCCCCTGGCACGCGTGCTGACCTCAATGTGCGCACCTACCTGATCGTGGAACAGCGCCAGCAACAGGTCACCACCAACTATGGCGGCGGTTGGGGTGGCTATTGGGGAGGGTACTGGGGCGGGCCGATGTACAACGAAACCCGCAGCGTCGACTACAAGGTCGCAACCATTCAAGTCGACTTGCTTGATGGGCGCGATGGCAAGCTGGTCTGGCGCGGCAGTGCCGAGCAGATCATGAACAACTACCCGCCAAGCCCGCAGGAACGCAACGAGGCTATTCAGAAAACGGTGGCTCAGGTGCTGGGCAACTATCCACCTGGCAGCAAACGCTAG
- the pbpC gene encoding peptidoglycan glycosyltransferase PbpC (penicillin-binding protein 1C): MPSLARWWRSRPCKAVRALVIGVVALMGLLWLADRIWPLPMPSDDLARVVLAEDGTPLWRFADADGVWRYPVSPEQVSPLYLQALLTYEDRWFYRHLGVNPMALVRAAWLNARGGRVVSGGSTLSMQVARLLDPHDRTVAGKLRQLWRTLQLEWHLSKREILQIYLDRAPFGGTLQGVAAASWAYLGKSPLHLTPSEAALLAVLPQAPSRLRPDRHPERAERARNKVLQRLAQYQVWPEQRLREAAEEPLVLAPRQEPALAPLLARRLNTPGSPPLIRTTVDAGLQRRLEDLLLGWRARLPERTSAAILVVDAQTMAVRAYLGSVDLTDARRFGHVDMVRALRSPGSTLKPFLYGLAMDDGLIHSESLLQDVPRRYGDYRPGNFSSGFSGPVSASSALALSLNLPAVQLLEAYGPKRFAAQLRMGGLPLTLPPLAEPNLSLILGGAGSRLEDLVGGYAALAREGRSAQVRLQPQAPLVEHRLMSPGAAWIIRRILSGQARPDRDPHAELVRRPQLAWKTGTSYGFRDAWSIGVGPRYLIGVWIGRPDGTPVAGQFGLASAAPLMLQVHDLLSNRDSQRGLEAPVQRTPANVGVAAICWPLGQAMSRQDGNCRRQRFAWTLDGTVPPTLQAADQPLGLGLREHIWVNDRGLRVDSNCPGAQAREVALWPAPLEPWLPRTERRAARLPAMDPTCPPQGPVSAPPLAIVGIRSGDHLRRPATSGEPLQVAVSALGGSGRRWWFLNGQPLGETQGQDSLMVRLPQAGQAELSALDESGETARVVFQVNE, from the coding sequence ATGCCAAGCTTAGCCCGCTGGTGGCGATCGCGACCATGCAAAGCAGTGCGTGCCCTGGTGATTGGCGTGGTGGCCTTGATGGGCCTGCTGTGGCTGGCCGACCGGATCTGGCCTTTGCCCATGCCGTCCGACGACCTGGCCCGAGTCGTGCTGGCTGAGGATGGCACACCGTTGTGGCGATTCGCCGATGCCGACGGGGTGTGGCGCTATCCGGTGAGTCCCGAGCAGGTCTCGCCGTTGTACCTGCAAGCGTTGCTGACGTACGAGGACCGCTGGTTCTACCGGCACCTGGGCGTGAACCCGATGGCCCTGGTCAGGGCGGCGTGGTTGAACGCGCGGGGAGGGCGCGTGGTGTCAGGCGGCAGCACGTTGTCGATGCAGGTGGCACGCCTGCTCGATCCCCATGATCGCACCGTGGCGGGCAAGCTGCGGCAGCTGTGGCGCACACTGCAGCTGGAGTGGCACCTGTCCAAGCGGGAGATTCTGCAAATTTACCTGGACCGCGCGCCGTTCGGCGGCACCTTGCAAGGTGTTGCCGCTGCCAGCTGGGCTTATCTGGGCAAGTCGCCCTTGCATCTGACGCCGTCGGAGGCAGCCCTGCTGGCGGTACTGCCGCAAGCCCCCAGCCGGCTACGCCCTGACCGCCACCCCGAGCGCGCCGAACGCGCACGCAACAAGGTGCTGCAACGGTTGGCGCAGTATCAGGTGTGGCCCGAGCAGCGCCTGCGTGAAGCGGCCGAAGAGCCGCTGGTGCTGGCGCCGCGTCAGGAGCCGGCACTGGCGCCTTTGCTGGCCCGCCGTCTGAACACCCCGGGTAGCCCGCCGTTGATCCGTACCACCGTGGATGCAGGGTTGCAGCGCCGGCTGGAAGACTTGCTGCTGGGATGGCGCGCGCGTCTGCCGGAGCGTACGTCTGCCGCCATCCTGGTGGTCGATGCGCAAACCATGGCTGTACGCGCTTATCTGGGCTCGGTCGACCTCACGGACGCCCGGCGTTTCGGGCACGTGGACATGGTGCGGGCGTTGCGCTCGCCTGGCTCCACGCTCAAGCCGTTTCTGTACGGCCTGGCGATGGACGATGGGCTCATTCATTCCGAGTCGCTGTTGCAGGACGTACCACGGCGTTACGGTGACTACCGTCCGGGCAATTTTTCCAGCGGCTTCAGTGGGCCGGTGTCAGCGAGTTCGGCACTGGCCCTGTCGCTCAACTTGCCCGCCGTGCAACTGCTCGAAGCGTACGGCCCGAAGCGCTTCGCCGCACAACTGCGCATGGGCGGCTTGCCGCTCACGCTACCTCCGTTGGCCGAGCCCAATCTTTCGCTGATCCTGGGCGGTGCCGGTAGCCGTCTGGAAGACCTGGTAGGTGGCTACGCGGCCTTGGCCCGGGAGGGTAGAAGCGCCCAGGTGCGGTTGCAGCCCCAGGCACCCCTGGTGGAGCACCGGCTCATGTCTCCGGGCGCAGCGTGGATCATCCGGCGTATTCTCAGCGGCCAGGCTCGGCCCGACCGCGACCCGCATGCCGAACTGGTACGCCGTCCCCAGCTGGCCTGGAAAACCGGCACCAGCTACGGCTTTCGAGACGCCTGGTCGATTGGCGTCGGCCCTCGCTACCTGATCGGGGTATGGATTGGTCGGCCCGACGGCACCCCTGTGGCCGGGCAGTTCGGCCTGGCCTCGGCCGCCCCGTTGATGCTGCAAGTGCACGACCTGCTCAGCAACCGGGACAGCCAGCGCGGGTTAGAGGCCCCGGTGCAGCGAACGCCTGCCAATGTCGGGGTGGCGGCGATCTGCTGGCCTCTGGGGCAGGCGATGAGCCGCCAGGACGGCAATTGCAGGCGCCAGCGTTTTGCCTGGACCCTGGACGGCACTGTTCCTCCCACGTTGCAGGCGGCCGATCAGCCGCTGGGCCTGGGTTTGCGCGAACACATCTGGGTCAACGACCGCGGCTTGCGCGTGGACAGCAATTGCCCAGGCGCTCAGGCGCGCGAGGTGGCCCTGTGGCCCGCCCCCCTGGAACCCTGGTTGCCTCGGACTGAACGGCGGGCTGCCCGTCTACCGGCCATGGACCCCACATGCCCACCGCAAGGCCCGGTCAGTGCCCCGCCGCTGGCCATCGTCGGTATTCGTTCTGGCGACCATCTGCGTCGCCCCGCCACCAGTGGGGAACCGCTGCAAGTGGCGGTGTCGGCGCTGGGCGGTAGTGGGCGGCGTTGGTGGTTCCTCAATGGACAACCGCTGGGCGAAACCCAAGGGCAGGACAGCCTGATGGTGCGCCTGCCGCAGGCAGGGCAGGCCGAGTTGAGTGCGTTGGACGAAAGTGGTGAAACGGCGCGGGTGGTGTTTCAGGTCAATGAGTAG
- a CDS encoding MaoC family dehydratase produces MQRHWHDLHQPASRASLYLRAAGKRRISGNQLPTHGLRCTLAVQPKQLHAYRQLCRFVDDGRLPATYPHIMAFNLQLQLMTAEQFPFPLLGLVHLHNRINVIRPLGGIESLRMAVHADNLQPHPKGGTFDLITEAADGIGVLWRETSRMLVRGLKLDGNLAEADEGQASHLPEVTRWYADSDIGRRYARVCGDYNPIHLSAPSAQLFGFPTAIAHGMWSKAMAMAALHGHLPHSGYRFEVDFKKPVRLPSEVVLSASQVGPVGELRLDGQTDVVHMLGRWARLQG; encoded by the coding sequence ATGCAACGACACTGGCACGACCTGCATCAACCGGCCAGCCGCGCCAGCCTGTACCTGCGCGCAGCGGGCAAACGCCGCATCAGCGGTAATCAACTGCCCACGCACGGGCTGCGCTGCACCCTGGCGGTTCAGCCTAAGCAACTGCATGCCTACCGGCAGTTGTGCCGTTTCGTCGACGATGGCCGGCTGCCTGCTACATACCCGCACATCATGGCGTTCAACCTGCAGCTGCAGTTGATGACCGCCGAGCAGTTCCCCTTTCCGTTGCTGGGCCTGGTCCACCTGCACAACCGCATCAATGTCATCCGCCCGCTTGGGGGCATCGAGTCGCTGCGCATGGCGGTTCATGCCGACAACCTGCAGCCCCACCCCAAAGGCGGAACCTTCGACCTGATCACCGAGGCGGCGGACGGTATTGGCGTGCTCTGGCGGGAAACCAGCCGCATGCTCGTGCGCGGGTTGAAACTCGACGGCAACCTGGCAGAGGCGGACGAGGGTCAGGCCAGCCACTTGCCTGAAGTCACGCGCTGGTATGCCGACAGTGATATCGGCCGCCGTTATGCCAGGGTCTGCGGCGACTACAACCCCATTCACCTCAGCGCACCCAGCGCCCAGCTGTTCGGTTTCCCCACTGCCATCGCCCACGGCATGTGGAGCAAGGCCATGGCCATGGCCGCGCTGCACGGACACTTGCCTCACAGTGGCTATCGGTTCGAGGTGGATTTTAAAAAACCCGTGCGTTTGCCCTCGGAGGTGGTGCTCAGCGCCAGCCAGGTCGGCCCTGTGGGTGAGCTGCGCCTGGACGGCCAGACGGACGTGGTACACATGCTCGGCCGCTGGGCCCGCTTGCAGGGCTGA
- a CDS encoding MazG-like family protein, protein MNLQELTQRLHQIRDTNDWQRFHSPKNLAMAASVEMAELVEIFQWLSEDESRRLPPEQLAHAGQEVGDVVLYLLLLCSELGLDMDQVVRAKLADSERRFAR, encoded by the coding sequence ATGAACCTGCAAGAACTGACTCAACGCCTGCATCAAATCCGCGATACCAATGACTGGCAACGTTTCCACAGCCCAAAGAACCTGGCCATGGCCGCCAGCGTCGAAATGGCCGAGCTGGTTGAAATCTTCCAGTGGCTCAGCGAGGACGAGTCACGTCGCCTGCCACCCGAACAGCTGGCCCACGCCGGGCAGGAAGTGGGCGACGTCGTGCTCTACCTGTTGCTGTTGTGCAGTGAACTGGGGCTGGACATGGACCAGGTGGTCCGCGCCAAGCTGGCTGACAGCGAAAGGCGCTTCGCACGATGA
- a CDS encoding methyltransferase domain-containing protein, whose translation MNDRHFDELATRFAEKIYGGAKGAIRLAVLQADLAEALPDRPLRILDIGAGLGHMALWLAQRGHQLTLAEPAEPMLEGARARFAEAGQAATFIQAPWQALLGELTEPYDVVVCHAVLEWLAEPESILPVLHQLTAPGGWLSLAFYNRDALVYRNLLKGHFRKLRSNRLEGEKQSLTPQKPLDPRALRAQLEPLWQVESESGIRVFHDYMPKEFQDRAELLDVLEMELAHRRHPSFAGLGRYLHWVCRPR comes from the coding sequence ATGAACGACCGTCATTTCGATGAACTGGCCACCCGATTTGCAGAGAAAATCTACGGTGGCGCAAAGGGGGCGATCCGGCTGGCAGTCTTGCAGGCCGACCTGGCCGAAGCCCTGCCGGATCGCCCATTGCGCATCCTCGATATCGGTGCCGGCCTGGGGCACATGGCGCTATGGTTGGCCCAACGCGGCCACCAGCTTACGCTGGCCGAACCCGCCGAGCCCATGCTCGAAGGGGCACGGGCCCGCTTTGCCGAGGCCGGCCAGGCGGCAACGTTCATCCAGGCGCCCTGGCAAGCGCTGCTGGGTGAGCTGACCGAGCCCTACGACGTGGTCGTGTGCCACGCGGTACTCGAATGGCTGGCTGAGCCGGAAAGTATCCTGCCCGTTCTGCATCAACTCACAGCCCCCGGGGGTTGGCTGTCGCTGGCGTTCTATAACCGCGATGCCTTGGTCTACCGCAACCTGCTCAAGGGGCATTTCCGCAAGCTTCGCAGTAATCGCCTTGAAGGTGAAAAGCAGAGCCTTACCCCGCAGAAACCACTTGATCCGCGGGCGCTCAGGGCGCAACTTGAACCTTTGTGGCAGGTCGAAAGTGAAAGCGGCATACGTGTTTTCCATGACTACATGCCCAAGGAATTCCAGGACCGCGCCGAGCTGCTGGACGTGCTGGAAATGGAGCTCGCTCACCGCCGCCATCCGAGTTTCGCCGGCCTGGGCCGTTACCTGCATTGGGTCTGTCGCCCACGTTGA
- a CDS encoding DUF4136 domain-containing protein: MPYRLLPLALLALVLTGCQGTNPYVASSRPLPPAPPQAATTFDASAYPAPARDYGRYRSWSWRDGRLPSGSANADPAQLADAVAAALDQQGLRPARSGVGDLLVGADIRLEKRLRQVRDYDSYDPYHGPYGNVGYGGYRNGYGGYASVPVVRTYQVEVMVVRIDLYDSRSGQAIWSASAESGNDQGSPRDRENAVRDAVRKALSGYPPS; encoded by the coding sequence ATGCCGTACCGTCTGTTGCCACTGGCCCTGCTGGCTTTGGTTCTGACCGGGTGCCAAGGGACCAATCCCTACGTCGCCAGCAGCCGCCCACTGCCACCGGCCCCGCCTCAGGCAGCGACCACGTTCGACGCAAGCGCTTATCCCGCACCTGCAAGGGACTACGGCCGCTACCGCAGCTGGAGCTGGCGTGACGGGCGCCTGCCCAGCGGTTCGGCCAATGCCGACCCTGCACAGCTGGCCGATGCCGTGGCCGCAGCGCTCGATCAGCAGGGCTTGCGCCCCGCCCGCAGCGGCGTTGGTGACCTGCTCGTCGGCGCCGATATCCGCCTGGAAAAACGCCTGCGCCAAGTGCGCGACTACGACAGCTACGACCCTTACCATGGGCCCTACGGCAACGTGGGCTATGGCGGTTACCGCAACGGATACGGGGGTTACGCCAGTGTTCCGGTCGTACGCACCTATCAGGTTGAGGTCATGGTAGTGCGCATCGACCTGTACGACAGCCGCAGCGGCCAGGCCATCTGGAGCGCAAGTGCCGAAAGCGGCAACGACCAGGGTTCACCGCGGGACCGTGAAAATGCCGTGCGCGACGCCGTGCGCAAGGCCCTCAGCGGCTATCCTCCCAGTTAA
- a CDS encoding A24 family peptidase, whose product MQSIVLLLWLALCTEQDVRQRQLPDLLTLGVAVGALLWLFATGHTWLGADPSSAGWGLAIVMLLTLPGYMLGHFGADDVKLMGALALATGTDHVLGTFIGAGVALLIWLTTRRRLWTLLNPKVKKRLQALTEAMGDKQAFVPYVLAGYLLTAVWIQ is encoded by the coding sequence ATGCAAAGCATTGTTCTTCTTCTGTGGCTTGCCTTGTGTACCGAACAGGATGTGCGCCAGCGCCAGCTCCCGGACCTGTTGACGCTGGGCGTAGCTGTAGGGGCCCTGCTGTGGCTGTTCGCAACCGGCCACACCTGGCTTGGCGCCGATCCCAGTTCGGCAGGCTGGGGCCTGGCCATCGTCATGCTGCTCACCTTGCCCGGCTACATGCTCGGCCACTTCGGCGCCGATGACGTCAAACTGATGGGCGCGCTGGCATTGGCCACCGGCACCGATCATGTGCTCGGGACCTTCATCGGGGCCGGGGTCGCGCTGTTGATCTGGCTGACCACCCGAAGGCGCTTGTGGACGCTGCTCAACCCCAAGGTGAAAAAACGCCTCCAGGCCTTGACCGAAGCCATGGGCGACAAGCAGGCATTCGTCCCCTACGTGCTGGCAGGCTACCTTCTGACAGCTGTATGGATCCAATGA
- a CDS encoding response regulator transcription factor — translation MKVLVVDDQPVIVEQLCEFLEAKGYSCVSALSTDEAVKRYEADPAIGLIICDLHMPGRDGIELMRALKQIDGSHRMFEAIMLTGRAEKQDVIRALREGFADYYQKPMDLDELLEGVRRQEQVLQERQRDFHDLSGLNQRLQDLAESVDELYQDLEKARGQGAHRRAGDMEEAEAELPSVFEKLSPRQLEVARLVGKGKTNYQIACELGITENTVKLYVSQVLRLTHMHNRTQLALALTPGSSPVNQRFTAH, via the coding sequence ATGAAAGTGCTGGTAGTCGATGATCAGCCAGTCATCGTCGAACAGCTATGCGAGTTCCTGGAAGCCAAGGGATACAGTTGCGTATCGGCACTCTCCACAGATGAGGCGGTAAAACGCTATGAGGCCGACCCCGCCATCGGTCTGATCATCTGCGACCTTCACATGCCCGGACGCGATGGCATCGAGCTGATGCGCGCCCTGAAGCAGATCGACGGTAGCCACCGCATGTTCGAAGCCATCATGCTGACCGGCCGTGCCGAAAAGCAGGACGTTATTCGGGCGCTGCGCGAAGGCTTTGCCGACTACTACCAGAAACCGATGGATCTCGACGAGCTGCTCGAAGGGGTACGCCGCCAGGAGCAGGTGCTGCAGGAACGTCAGCGCGACTTCCACGACCTCAGTGGGCTCAATCAGCGCCTGCAGGATCTGGCAGAGTCCGTCGACGAGTTGTATCAAGACCTGGAAAAAGCCCGCGGACAAGGGGCTCACCGGCGCGCCGGCGACATGGAGGAAGCCGAGGCCGAGCTGCCCTCGGTATTCGAAAAGCTGTCGCCACGTCAATTGGAAGTGGCGCGGCTGGTGGGCAAGGGCAAGACCAATTACCAGATCGCCTGTGAACTGGGTATCACCGAAAACACGGTGAAACTGTACGTGTCCCAGGTGTTGCGCCTGACCCATATGCACAACCGCACGCAACTGGCCTTGGCACTGACACCAGGCTCATCCCCGGTGAATCAACGGTTCACGGCGCACTGA